From the Anaerolineales bacterium genome, one window contains:
- a CDS encoding dienelactone hydrolase family protein, translated as MSAQMIQYPSNGDQTPGYLAVPSGPGPFPAVVAIQEWWGLVGHIKSVADRLAAEGYAVLAPDLYHGQAASEPDEARKLAMALNRAQAIQEIHAAGAYLNSLEYTTGKVGLVGWCMGGGLALSTAAAHPVDAVVCFYGRPLEAGEAARIRTPVLGLYGENDGGIPASIVNDFEKQLSAQGTPHAIHIYAGADHAFFNEDRPEVYHPAAAAEAWKQTLAWFEQYLGG; from the coding sequence CCAGTACCCCAGCAATGGAGACCAAACGCCCGGCTACCTGGCCGTGCCCAGCGGCCCCGGTCCCTTCCCGGCGGTCGTCGCCATTCAGGAATGGTGGGGCCTGGTGGGTCATATCAAATCCGTGGCCGACCGCTTGGCCGCCGAAGGTTACGCCGTCCTGGCGCCTGACCTGTATCACGGCCAGGCGGCCAGCGAGCCGGATGAAGCCCGCAAGCTGGCCATGGCGCTCAACCGCGCCCAGGCCATCCAGGAGATCCATGCCGCCGGCGCTTACCTGAACAGCCTGGAGTACACCACCGGCAAAGTGGGCCTGGTGGGCTGGTGCATGGGCGGCGGCCTAGCGCTCTCCACTGCCGCGGCCCACCCGGTGGACGCGGTGGTCTGCTTCTATGGCCGTCCGCTGGAAGCCGGCGAGGCGGCCCGCATCCGCACGCCGGTGCTAGGCCTCTACGGCGAAAATGACGGCGGCATCCCGGCCAGCATCGTCAACGACTTCGAGAAGCAGCTCAGCGCCCAGGGCACACCGCATGCCATCCACATCTACGCCGGGGCAGACCACGCTTTTTTCAACGAAGATCGCCCAGAGGTCTATCATCCCGCGGCCGCGGCGGAAGCCTGGAAACAAACCCTGGCTTGGTTCGAACAATATTTGGGTGGATGA